The Sphingobacterium bambusae genome includes a window with the following:
- a CDS encoding ISAon1 family transposase N-terminal region protein: MQDAERKLLSLLMPEGLLDYFDIIDGSKVDGELHIYLDERNIAPSGYENSKLESKGFMPVSQIKDFPIRGQKVTLHIRRRRWTVLDTREIITRDWNLVHEGARMTTEFGLFLKGIFG; encoded by the coding sequence TTGCAAGACGCTGAACGTAAATTACTGTCTTTATTGATGCCCGAAGGGCTTTTAGATTATTTTGATATTATTGATGGTTCCAAGGTTGATGGAGAACTTCACATCTATCTTGATGAAAGAAACATTGCCCCCTCAGGCTATGAAAACAGTAAGCTGGAATCCAAAGGCTTTATGCCGGTTTCCCAGATCAAGGACTTTCCCATCCGGGGCCAAAAAGTCACCCTACATATCAGACGTAGACGTTGGACCGTGCTGGATACACGGGAGATCATTACCAGGGATTGGAACCTCGTTCATGAAGGTGCTCGGATGACTACGGAATTCGGGCTTTTTTTAAAGGGGATATTTGGATAA
- a CDS encoding ISAon1 family transposase, whose amino-acid sequence MDNHPISAHLLGLLFQLDGKQLQDQYRNHLSDFHDWDQKHHAEYWTVFPANISERLSIDETSFSNGELYTVVGSKASKGRKGTILASIKGTKAEDIIAVLERIPLRLRNKVREVTMDMAPNMAKAIRRCFGNARRVIDRFHVQKLVYDAVQELRIRYRWEVLDEESKKIASARKKGIPYDPELLSNGDTIKQLLARSRYLLFKHPSKWTESQKHRAEILFVRFPLLKKAYDLAMALGDIFNKCKDKTVAFTKLGLWHNQVENSGIASFESVARSIAAHHTDILHYFDNNSTNASAESFNAKLKAFRSIFRGVRDTKFFLYRVMKLYA is encoded by the coding sequence TTGGATAACCATCCCATCAGTGCGCATCTTTTGGGACTTCTCTTTCAGCTGGATGGTAAGCAGCTGCAGGATCAGTACAGGAACCATCTGAGCGACTTTCATGATTGGGATCAGAAACACCACGCCGAGTACTGGACGGTATTTCCGGCAAATATCTCCGAGCGGCTGAGTATCGATGAGACCAGTTTTAGCAATGGCGAACTCTATACCGTTGTGGGCAGCAAAGCCTCCAAGGGAAGAAAAGGCACCATCCTGGCCAGCATTAAGGGAACAAAGGCAGAAGATATCATCGCTGTACTGGAACGTATCCCGCTCAGGTTGAGAAATAAAGTTCGTGAGGTAACGATGGATATGGCTCCCAATATGGCAAAGGCAATCCGCCGGTGTTTTGGGAATGCCAGAAGGGTCATCGATAGGTTCCATGTGCAGAAACTGGTTTATGATGCCGTTCAGGAACTGCGTATAAGGTACCGTTGGGAGGTGCTGGATGAAGAAAGTAAGAAGATCGCCAGTGCACGTAAGAAAGGTATTCCCTACGACCCTGAGCTGCTGTCCAATGGCGATACCATCAAACAGCTACTGGCAAGATCAAGATACCTGCTGTTCAAACATCCTTCCAAATGGACAGAAAGCCAAAAGCATCGTGCGGAAATCTTATTTGTACGTTTTCCCCTGTTAAAGAAAGCGTATGATTTGGCGATGGCACTGGGAGATATCTTCAACAAATGCAAGGATAAGACGGTAGCTTTTACCAAGCTTGGCCTGTGGCACAATCAGGTAGAAAACTCCGGTATTGCATCTTTTGAGAGTGTCGCTCGGTCAATTGCAGCACACCACACAGATATCCTTCACTACTTCGACAATAATAGTACAAATGCTTCAGCCGAATCCTTCAATGCAAAACTTAAAGCCTTTAGGAGTATATTCCGCGGAGTCAGGGATACAAAATTCTTCCTGTACAGGGTAATGAAATTATATGCTTAA
- a CDS encoding SdpI family protein, with protein MFVIDLIPVILVALTFLGCLAWLLSPPKEISPYAGYRTKRSMSSKRNWIVANRFASRIFFPFIAAATAYTLWKYFRNEEDDPAIVLMLIIGGFATTYFLTERKLKRL; from the coding sequence ATGTTTGTTATTGATCTGATACCAGTAATTCTAGTTGCGCTTACCTTCCTTGGATGTCTTGCGTGGTTGCTATCGCCACCGAAAGAAATTTCACCATATGCAGGATATCGGACAAAGCGATCGATGAGTTCGAAAAGAAACTGGATTGTAGCAAACCGATTTGCATCAAGGATTTTTTTTCCTTTTATCGCGGCCGCTACTGCATACACTCTATGGAAGTACTTTCGAAACGAGGAAGATGATCCAGCAATAGTGTTGATGCTTATCATTGGCGGTTTTGCTACCACATATTTTCTTACCGAAAGAAAGCTTAAGCGATTGTAG
- a CDS encoding 5-methyltetrahydropteroyltriglutamate--homocysteine S-methyltransferase, producing MYTVNTAKIDTVGSFLRPEALKNARIAFERGNLSRQALTEVENDEIRRIVQKQKEAGLSAVSDGEFRQSYWHLDFFWGFEGVEHNLMPRGYMFHGEETRNDSARLNGKLRFNESHPMLASFKFLKEVAGKDVIPRQSIPAPAQFYAELVRESNEERVNEFYPNREDLYRDISKAYHDAILALYALGCRDLKLDDCTWGMLCDVNFWKNMAGDNYDPNELKELYLRLNNEALKELPKDLRISTHVCRGNYHSTWATSGGYEAVASTLFAGENVENFYLEFDDERSGDFEPLRFVPEGKNVVLGLITSKSPVLENKDVIIARIREAARYVPLERLSLSPQCGFASTEEGNILTEEDQWKKLCLIREIVQEVWG from the coding sequence ATGTATACAGTAAACACAGCTAAGATCGATACCGTAGGTAGTTTTTTGAGACCTGAAGCTCTCAAAAATGCCCGTATTGCGTTTGAAAGAGGAAATCTAAGCCGTCAGGCGCTTACAGAAGTGGAAAATGACGAGATTAGAAGGATAGTTCAAAAACAGAAGGAAGCCGGGCTATCCGCAGTCAGTGATGGCGAGTTCAGGCAGAGCTACTGGCACCTTGATTTCTTTTGGGGATTTGAAGGTGTAGAGCACAATCTAATGCCACGGGGCTATATGTTTCATGGTGAGGAGACTCGTAACGATTCTGCACGCCTAAATGGCAAACTCAGATTTAACGAATCACACCCGATGCTCGCGTCTTTTAAATTTTTGAAAGAAGTCGCTGGAAAAGATGTCATCCCAAGGCAAAGTATACCAGCACCTGCGCAGTTCTATGCAGAACTGGTGCGCGAGAGCAATGAAGAACGGGTGAATGAGTTTTACCCCAACCGAGAGGATCTTTACAGGGATATATCCAAGGCTTACCATGATGCCATACTTGCGTTGTATGCTTTGGGGTGCCGCGACTTAAAACTTGACGACTGCACGTGGGGAATGCTCTGCGATGTCAACTTCTGGAAAAACATGGCCGGTGATAACTATGATCCTAATGAGCTTAAAGAACTCTATCTGCGCCTGAACAATGAAGCATTAAAAGAACTGCCGAAAGATTTAAGGATTTCTACACACGTGTGCCGGGGCAATTATCATTCTACTTGGGCCACATCGGGAGGCTATGAGGCCGTAGCTTCCACGTTGTTTGCAGGGGAAAATGTAGAAAATTTTTATCTGGAATTCGACGATGAGCGTTCGGGAGATTTTGAGCCACTGCGTTTTGTGCCTGAAGGAAAAAATGTGGTTCTCGGACTCATAACCAGCAAAAGTCCAGTATTGGAAAATAAGGATGTTATCATAGCACGGATCAGGGAAGCCGCACGATACGTACCTTTAGAGCGATTGAGCCTTAGTCCACAGTGTGGTTTTGCCTCAACTGAAGAAGGTAATATTCTTACCGAAGAAGATCAGTGGAAAAAACTTTGCCTTATCCGGGAAATTGTACAAGAAGTTTGGGGATAA
- a CDS encoding VOC family protein, whose product MNNTLQLSHVLYRVQDLHQSVKSLQDAGFIVEYGTDPRKAYNALIWFEKGVFIEIYQNSGLPAPVKWFMKTFGYAPILDRMNKWEQVENGWCEWSLESTVDNLAAEKIFLKESGVGFKFHRAKRKDTKGQTLRWDLLIPNDIVFPFLMSAYVPNPRPQHIRHPNGVSAVSALHIGSDGLDMKLLELLLGDMVGLRFVAGKGLQHVELEGGMLDLREILK is encoded by the coding sequence ATGAATAATACATTGCAGTTGAGCCATGTGCTCTATAGGGTACAAGATCTTCATCAATCGGTTAAGAGCTTGCAGGATGCGGGATTTATAGTGGAGTATGGTACTGATCCACGAAAAGCATACAATGCACTTATATGGTTTGAGAAGGGTGTTTTTATTGAGATTTATCAAAATTCGGGTCTTCCTGCGCCAGTAAAATGGTTTATGAAAACATTCGGCTACGCTCCAATTTTGGATCGGATGAATAAATGGGAACAGGTGGAAAATGGTTGGTGCGAATGGTCCTTGGAATCGACAGTGGACAATCTCGCTGCTGAAAAGATTTTCCTGAAGGAAAGTGGCGTTGGATTCAAGTTTCACCGAGCAAAACGAAAGGATACCAAAGGGCAAACGCTACGCTGGGATCTGTTGATACCTAATGATATCGTATTTCCGTTTTTGATGTCGGCCTACGTCCCCAATCCGAGGCCTCAGCACATTCGGCATCCGAATGGCGTTTCCGCTGTCTCAGCGCTCCATATTGGTAGCGATGGCCTCGATATGAAACTTCTGGAACTATTGCTCGGCGATATGGTGGGTTTGCGATTCGTTGCTGGAAAAGGTCTGCAGCATGTCGAACTTGAGGGCGGTATGCTTGACCTTCGTGAAATTTTGAAGTAG
- a CDS encoding siderophore-interacting protein, with product MPKVPKWMADAMQSLFSGMYHPVRVTQIEDVAVGLRSVRFEGSFANMKKDFIPGNVIEFRISDTEFRHYTPSYFSREKGICEVFFYLHDKGPGSRWVEGLREGDTLDLLGPGGKIKYDLSCRTHLAFGDETSLGLLRCISSEAENRGDRFVGIAELDDGHAHWPQLLGLKASSVCLSGGKAGVDAIGKLQELLEAGMDSERTAVYLTGNARSILSLRKFLLEHGFSRRQVHTEPYWAEGKPGL from the coding sequence ATGCCCAAAGTACCCAAATGGATGGCCGACGCCATGCAATCGCTCTTTAGCGGGATGTATCATCCCGTGCGGGTAACACAGATAGAAGATGTGGCGGTAGGCTTGCGCAGCGTACGTTTCGAGGGAAGTTTCGCCAATATGAAAAAGGATTTTATTCCCGGAAATGTTATCGAGTTCCGGATCAGCGATACGGAGTTCAGGCATTACACGCCTTCGTATTTCAGTCGGGAGAAGGGCATTTGCGAGGTGTTCTTCTATCTGCACGATAAGGGACCAGGAAGCCGTTGGGTCGAAGGCCTTCGGGAAGGCGATACGCTGGATCTCTTGGGGCCGGGCGGTAAAATAAAGTATGATCTATCTTGCCGCACGCACCTTGCCTTTGGCGATGAAACATCGCTGGGTCTGCTTCGGTGTATCTCTAGCGAGGCGGAAAATAGGGGTGATCGCTTTGTGGGAATTGCTGAGCTGGATGATGGACATGCCCATTGGCCGCAGTTGCTCGGGCTAAAGGCTTCTTCTGTTTGCCTTAGCGGCGGAAAAGCAGGTGTCGATGCCATAGGCAAGTTGCAAGAGCTCTTGGAAGCAGGAATGGATAGTGAGCGGACGGCAGTTTATTTGACCGGAAACGCTCGCTCGATTTTATCGCTGCGGAAATTCCTTTTGGAGCATGGTTTTAGCCGCCGACAGGTGCATACTGAACCTTACTGGGCGGAAGGGAAGCCGGGGCTTTAA
- a CDS encoding sigma-70 family RNA polymerase sigma factor, whose translation MTTLPSSQEIYQLTEREFTVLFDQYWSEVYRICHYYTNEKAAAEDLTQNVFTITWQKRDMLQEKELLAHFLFRCAKLEALSYVKQQASRREKLHQMQGDASSAFTSNTTEADILYAEAQAKLKNALAELPEKTKLVFEMSQLQGAEVKTIAQTLKLGKKSVEYHLYKAIKKIKSTFLFLL comes from the coding sequence ATGACAACCTTGCCATCAAGTCAGGAAATATATCAACTTACCGAACGTGAATTCACCGTCCTATTCGATCAGTATTGGTCCGAAGTTTATCGTATTTGCCATTATTACACGAATGAGAAAGCTGCAGCCGAAGATCTGACACAAAATGTTTTCACGATAACTTGGCAGAAGCGCGATATGCTGCAAGAGAAGGAACTGCTCGCCCATTTCCTTTTTCGTTGTGCAAAGCTTGAAGCCTTAAGCTATGTCAAGCAGCAAGCCTCACGCCGAGAGAAACTACATCAGATGCAAGGAGACGCCTCAAGCGCATTCACATCGAACACAACCGAAGCGGATATTCTTTATGCAGAAGCGCAGGCCAAACTTAAAAATGCCTTGGCCGAATTACCTGAAAAAACAAAGCTAGTTTTTGAAATGAGCCAGCTTCAAGGAGCCGAGGTAAAGACCATCGCCCAAACGCTTAAGCTGGGCAAGAAGTCCGTTGAATACCACTTGTACAAAGCCATTAAAAAAATAAAATCAACTTTTTTGTTTTTGCTTTAG
- a CDS encoding FecR family protein, which produces MEFDRKLLDAYYRGECTEAQKREVENWLDMEDYAEYQVLTSASQKKSIWKKVKANTIGRHSTLTYKIAAAALLLCCLTFVAIRYQAADTAQEMLTVTTAKGQRAKVLLPDSSLVYLKPQSTLTYSKTFADGRHVQLLGEAFFEVQKDPEHPFTITGDRTETKVLGTSFNLQSRNQQQSLTVLTGKVAYRDLATGQTEIVMPDERAELGVATKLSKQRVSAESYTAWTKDELRFEDMPLGDMIPQLEEWYGVSIKLADRQLAKKTFTGRFHDPSINALLHSVGFALKFDYRIQDSTVTLTAQH; this is translated from the coding sequence ATGGAATTTGACCGTAAACTTTTGGATGCCTACTACAGGGGCGAGTGTACCGAAGCGCAAAAACGCGAAGTAGAAAACTGGCTCGACATGGAAGACTATGCCGAATACCAGGTACTGACGAGTGCATCCCAGAAAAAATCCATCTGGAAAAAAGTAAAGGCCAACACCATCGGTAGGCATAGCACCCTAACCTATAAGATCGCTGCCGCCGCCCTGCTACTGTGCTGCCTGACCTTCGTCGCCATCCGCTACCAAGCGGCAGACACGGCACAAGAGATGCTGACCGTCACAACGGCCAAGGGTCAGCGCGCCAAAGTGCTGCTGCCCGATAGCTCGCTGGTGTACCTCAAGCCGCAATCGACCCTCACCTACAGCAAAACCTTTGCCGACGGCAGGCATGTACAGCTATTGGGTGAAGCTTTTTTTGAGGTACAGAAAGATCCCGAACATCCGTTTACCATCACAGGAGACCGCACGGAAACCAAAGTTTTGGGTACATCCTTTAACCTGCAAAGCCGCAATCAGCAACAGAGCCTGACCGTGCTTACCGGAAAGGTGGCCTATCGCGACCTAGCCACAGGACAAACGGAAATTGTAATGCCCGATGAACGTGCCGAGCTCGGTGTAGCAACTAAACTGTCCAAACAGCGGGTCTCTGCAGAAAGCTATACCGCTTGGACAAAAGACGAGCTGCGATTTGAGGATATGCCGCTGGGCGATATGATTCCCCAACTGGAAGAGTGGTATGGCGTATCCATTAAGCTCGCCGACCGGCAGCTGGCCAAAAAGACATTTACCGGTCGCTTCCACGATCCATCCATCAATGCGCTGTTGCACAGCGTAGGTTTTGCGTTGAAATTTGACTACCGCATACAGGATAGCACGGTCACCCTAACAGCCCAACATTAA
- a CDS encoding TonB-dependent receptor, producing MNPFSDSPSYRCNKTKLLLLSVLLSLLSISIYAQQQPILDQPVSLQLRRATKTEALDALAVAAGVSISYSGSEIDGSTRATYAINGKTLRAAINEILGAALDDLLVSERTITIRIKDTPTRVRGKLTDDQGIAISYATITLDQKISIQTDEDGNFSISMSPGRHHITASSLGYSSKQINYHTAQKTKSLHIVLQPDVAALQSVEIYGQKDQAYRADRSFIGSKVESKLQELPQAVSVVTKELIADQGAVRIGDIIKNLSGVSPFSSYDDMVIRGFRIEGNKNTQLINGMRSFTGYWKQPMVNYLERVEVLKGPSSVLFGNSSPGGVINRVTKKPLDEDRKSLQFSVGSFDAVRAFADFTGPMTKDKTLLYRLNLGYEDAESFRDLLFDKNIVIAPSFSFVPNENTSINFDMLYNDSKSRLDRAQAVFADGDLYSTPISRTMNATNDYLNEKNFTVTASLSHRFSERLSFNASYMKTGYSEDLLEHRSINTYAKDGAGTDLNNMVFRHLWMRKSYRYMDNATAFLNYRLPGKRLAHNLILGYDYAQMKVPLGGSQMTATGYRNSDNTGFIANYDPTKKDLYLLDPQTGNPVPNVPAYDLNDPIKSHEMQDVSKYFFTSSTVQPTFYSLNSLYLQDQLTAGKFKLLLGLRYERYSDLLNYKTLEEDQVRQSVFLPRLGVVYEINQQINAYATYVEGYNPQTASALANPNAGGPFDPLENNMVEVGLKTSWFDHRLDITSSVYKIDQRNTLYPALDSDNPERLEQIGKERSTGFELDVQGRILPNWSIVASYAYNDAQILESANDYDLDVQKPNAPKNSANLWMRYNLSNGLFQGVGVAFGINYVDQRNLRIRSSGKQTIPAYTIANAAIYYKVKKVLIQANLNNITGKTYWVGGYDYVRLFPGAPRNFLLTLGYQF from the coding sequence ATGAATCCATTTTCAGATTCACCATCTTACCGGTGCAACAAAACCAAGCTCCTTCTTTTAAGCGTCTTGCTTTCCCTACTTAGCATCAGCATCTATGCGCAACAACAGCCCATATTGGACCAACCTGTTTCGCTGCAACTCCGCCGCGCCACAAAAACCGAGGCCTTAGATGCCCTAGCGGTCGCCGCCGGAGTCAGCATCAGCTACAGCGGTAGTGAAATCGACGGATCGACACGCGCTACCTATGCCATCAACGGGAAAACACTGCGTGCCGCGATAAACGAAATCCTAGGGGCGGCACTAGATGACCTCCTTGTTTCAGAACGAACCATTACCATCCGCATCAAAGATACCCCTACGCGGGTGAGGGGTAAGCTTACCGACGATCAGGGCATCGCCATCTCCTATGCCACGATCACGCTAGATCAAAAGATCAGCATACAGACCGATGAAGACGGAAATTTCTCGATCTCCATGTCCCCAGGCCGTCATCATATAACAGCAAGCTCACTGGGCTATAGCAGTAAGCAGATCAACTACCATACGGCGCAGAAAACCAAATCCCTGCATATTGTGCTACAACCAGATGTGGCTGCGCTGCAATCGGTCGAAATATATGGACAAAAGGACCAAGCCTACCGCGCCGACCGCTCTTTCATAGGAAGCAAGGTGGAAAGCAAGCTACAGGAGCTGCCACAAGCTGTATCGGTGGTCACCAAAGAGCTTATTGCCGATCAGGGTGCTGTACGCATCGGTGATATTATCAAAAACCTAAGTGGTGTAAGCCCCTTTTCGAGTTACGATGATATGGTGATCCGTGGTTTCAGGATTGAGGGAAACAAGAATACACAATTGATCAACGGCATGCGCAGTTTTACCGGATATTGGAAACAGCCCATGGTGAACTACCTCGAACGTGTCGAGGTGCTCAAAGGACCCTCGTCGGTGCTCTTCGGCAATTCGAGCCCCGGCGGCGTCATCAATCGCGTGACCAAGAAGCCACTGGATGAAGACCGCAAATCGCTACAGTTTTCCGTGGGCAGTTTTGATGCTGTGCGTGCATTCGCGGACTTTACCGGCCCCATGACCAAGGATAAAACCCTGCTCTACCGCCTTAACCTAGGCTATGAAGATGCAGAAAGCTTTCGCGACCTGCTCTTCGACAAAAATATCGTGATCGCTCCTTCGTTCTCCTTTGTGCCCAACGAAAATACCAGCATCAATTTTGACATGCTTTACAACGATTCGAAATCACGATTGGACCGTGCACAGGCCGTGTTCGCCGATGGCGACCTCTACTCGACTCCCATCAGCCGCACCATGAACGCTACCAACGATTACCTAAATGAAAAGAACTTTACCGTGACCGCTTCGCTAAGCCACCGGTTCTCCGAGCGGCTTAGTTTTAACGCTTCATATATGAAAACGGGCTACAGTGAGGATCTTTTAGAACACCGGTCTATAAACACCTATGCCAAAGACGGAGCTGGAACAGACCTGAACAATATGGTTTTTAGGCACCTATGGATGCGAAAAAGCTATCGCTACATGGACAATGCCACGGCATTTTTAAACTACCGGCTACCCGGCAAGCGGCTAGCACACAACCTGATTCTAGGCTACGACTATGCGCAGATGAAAGTGCCGCTAGGTGGATCGCAAATGACAGCCACAGGCTATAGAAACAGCGATAACACCGGCTTTATCGCGAACTATGACCCTACAAAAAAGGATCTATACCTCTTAGATCCGCAAACGGGAAACCCGGTACCGAATGTGCCGGCCTACGACCTGAATGATCCGATCAAAAGCCATGAAATGCAAGATGTATCGAAATATTTCTTTACATCAAGCACGGTGCAGCCTACATTTTACAGCCTCAACTCCTTGTACCTGCAAGATCAGTTAACGGCCGGAAAATTTAAGCTATTGCTAGGCCTTCGCTATGAACGCTACAGCGACCTGCTGAACTACAAAACGCTTGAGGAAGATCAGGTAAGGCAATCGGTATTCTTGCCCCGGCTGGGCGTTGTCTACGAAATCAACCAGCAGATCAACGCCTATGCCACCTATGTAGAGGGCTATAACCCACAAACGGCGTCAGCACTTGCCAATCCGAATGCAGGCGGGCCTTTTGATCCGCTGGAGAACAATATGGTAGAGGTTGGTTTAAAAACCAGTTGGTTTGACCATAGGCTTGATATCACGAGCTCGGTCTATAAAATTGATCAAAGGAATACCCTATACCCTGCCCTTGATTCCGATAATCCGGAACGCCTTGAGCAGATCGGCAAGGAACGATCTACAGGTTTTGAACTGGATGTGCAAGGCCGTATTCTGCCCAACTGGAGCATCGTGGCTTCCTATGCCTATAATGATGCACAGATTTTGGAAAGTGCAAACGACTATGACCTTGATGTGCAAAAGCCCAATGCCCCGAAAAACTCGGCCAACCTATGGATGCGCTACAACCTGAGCAATGGGCTCTTCCAGGGTGTAGGTGTGGCATTCGGGATCAACTATGTCGATCAACGCAATTTAAGGATCCGTAGCTCAGGAAAACAAACTATTCCTGCCTACACTATAGCCAATGCCGCGATCTACTACAAGGTGAAGAAGGTACTTATTCAGGCAAACCTCAATAACATTACAGGCAAGACCTACTGGGTGGGCGGATATGACTATGTGCGCCTGTTTCCGGGAGCACCGCGAAACTTCCTGCTGACGCTGGGTTATCAGTTTTAA
- a CDS encoding DUF4374 domain-containing protein, with protein MNTNKWMGCLLSAALIFAACSKKDDQPTEPPVEETPQEGRFVVTALPYMSYILGNGADLLYTTNSLDSGTLVTTGTGLEQDGVNRNYVIANNKFFSLLFGQGNPGSVTAYSMNEQAQLQKLSNFQTETMTAFGAVGEDILMFKNAWEPTQSMSNWYRVNTNSLQIASQGQINTNTLSGNGEMAMFSSVKQVGDKVFAPFLSIKTARSFGTSFPDSSWIAVYSYPEMKFEKVIRDNRTGAIGAYFTDAIEVDEQGDVYAIGMSLGTENGSSNTKNSTKPVGIMKIAKGTTEYDKSYFFNISNVSGNNYVFRKLYLGKGNFLLMMSDTHNTYANNAKKFAIANVYTQSFKWVTGTPDPATILGITEYSGNYSPRDGKTGYVGIISFTDEGFVSQVYKFDTETASAKVGLTVEGQNIIRSINWVPVTK; from the coding sequence ATGAACACGAATAAATGGATGGGCTGCTTGTTATCGGCAGCACTGATTTTTGCAGCCTGCAGTAAGAAAGATGATCAGCCCACAGAGCCGCCGGTGGAAGAAACTCCGCAAGAGGGCAGGTTTGTGGTGACGGCACTGCCCTACATGTCATACATCTTGGGTAATGGCGCAGATTTGCTCTACACGACGAACAGCTTGGATTCCGGCACGTTGGTAACAACAGGAACAGGCTTGGAACAGGATGGGGTAAACCGCAATTATGTAATTGCCAACAATAAGTTCTTTAGCCTTTTGTTCGGACAGGGAAATCCCGGATCGGTAACGGCCTATTCGATGAACGAACAGGCGCAGCTTCAAAAGCTATCGAATTTCCAAACAGAAACAATGACAGCCTTTGGAGCCGTAGGCGAGGATATCTTAATGTTTAAGAATGCTTGGGAGCCTACACAGAGTATGTCCAACTGGTATCGCGTTAACACCAATTCCTTACAGATCGCTAGTCAGGGGCAGATTAATACCAACACCTTGTCAGGCAATGGGGAGATGGCTATGTTTTCTAGTGTGAAACAGGTAGGTGATAAGGTTTTTGCGCCATTTCTTTCGATTAAAACAGCACGCTCTTTCGGCACCAGCTTTCCGGATAGCTCTTGGATCGCTGTTTACTCTTACCCAGAAATGAAATTTGAGAAGGTCATAAGAGATAATCGTACCGGAGCGATAGGTGCCTATTTTACAGATGCTATCGAAGTGGATGAGCAGGGCGATGTATATGCTATAGGCATGTCTCTAGGTACCGAAAATGGATCTAGTAATACTAAAAACTCTACGAAGCCAGTTGGAATCATGAAAATTGCAAAAGGTACCACCGAATATGATAAGAGTTACTTTTTCAATATTTCCAATGTATCGGGAAATAACTATGTATTCCGGAAACTCTATCTAGGCAAGGGAAATTTCTTGCTCATGATGTCTGATACGCATAATACCTATGCTAACAATGCCAAGAAATTTGCTATAGCGAATGTATACACCCAGTCGTTTAAATGGGTAACAGGCACTCCTGATCCTGCAACTATTTTGGGAATAACGGAGTATAGTGGTAATTATTCTCCACGAGATGGAAAAACTGGCTATGTAGGTATTATTTCATTTACGGATGAAGGATTCGTTTCTCAGGTATACAAGTTTGATACAGAAACGGCATCCGCTAAAGTTGGTCTTACCGTTGAGGGACAGAACATCATTCGATCGATTAATTGGGTTCCTGTAACAAAGTAG